The Pseudomonas azadiae genome contains a region encoding:
- a CDS encoding lipopolysaccharide kinase InaA family protein: protein MRLSELKTAGRTPDLPLTLELADAAGPGQLQLLSLLRVLPGERYVGAAVWRGRPVLAKLLVGGKAARHFQRELSGVRLLAEQGLTTPLLLADGLQEGEGGWLLFEFIEGAESLADAWHAVENLPPLADEQTAVLAQALGAIAQMHTKGLWQEDLHLDNLLRQDGKLYLIDGAGIRVEEAGKPLSRNRVLENLGVFFAQLPKNLEAFTEELLVYYLLGNGEHALPLQALEKQVRKVSAWRLKDFLNKVGRECTLFSVQRGPFALRSIRREEEAAMLPVLDQADALLEQGHLFKTGGAATVAKAEVAGRSLVLKRYNIKGIAHWLKRFWRPSRAWHSWREGNRLSFLGIATPKPLAVLEKRFFWLRGRAYLVTELITGPDIIERFAPFVDKGDAPENELLALDHLFAELIRERISHGDLKGHNLFWDKDRWSLIDLDAMRQHSSDASFAPAFAKDRARFMRNWPESSALYQLIDQRLPRQIA from the coding sequence ATGCGTTTGTCTGAGCTGAAAACCGCCGGTCGCACTCCGGATCTGCCCCTGACCCTTGAGCTGGCCGATGCGGCGGGCCCGGGTCAATTGCAACTGCTGAGCCTGCTGCGCGTACTGCCGGGCGAGCGCTACGTGGGCGCAGCGGTGTGGCGCGGGCGTCCGGTGCTGGCCAAGTTGCTGGTAGGCGGCAAGGCTGCGCGACATTTTCAGCGTGAACTCAGCGGTGTTCGGCTGCTCGCCGAGCAAGGCCTGACCACGCCGTTGCTGTTGGCCGATGGCTTGCAGGAAGGCGAGGGCGGCTGGCTGCTGTTCGAATTTATCGAAGGCGCCGAAAGCCTGGCCGATGCCTGGCATGCCGTCGAAAACCTGCCGCCGCTGGCCGATGAGCAAACGGCGGTGCTCGCCCAAGCGCTGGGCGCGATCGCCCAGATGCACACCAAAGGCTTGTGGCAGGAGGACCTGCACCTGGACAACCTGCTGCGTCAGGACGGCAAACTGTACCTGATCGATGGCGCCGGGATTCGTGTGGAAGAGGCGGGCAAGCCCCTGTCACGCAACCGCGTATTGGAAAACCTCGGAGTGTTTTTCGCCCAGTTGCCGAAGAACCTCGAAGCGTTTACCGAAGAGTTGCTGGTGTACTACCTGCTCGGCAACGGCGAACACGCCTTGCCGCTGCAAGCGTTGGAAAAACAGGTGCGCAAAGTCAGTGCTTGGCGCCTGAAGGATTTTCTCAACAAGGTCGGCCGTGAATGCACCCTGTTCAGCGTGCAGCGCGGGCCGTTTGCGCTGCGTTCCATCCGTCGCGAGGAAGAAGCCGCGATGCTGCCGGTGCTTGATCAGGCTGATGCGTTGCTCGAGCAGGGCCATCTGTTCAAGACCGGTGGGGCCGCCACGGTGGCCAAGGCCGAAGTGGCAGGGCGCTCATTGGTGCTCAAACGCTACAACATCAAGGGGATCGCCCATTGGCTCAAGCGCTTCTGGCGTCCGAGCCGCGCCTGGCATTCCTGGCGCGAAGGCAATCGCCTGAGTTTCCTTGGCATCGCCACGCCCAAGCCGCTGGCGGTGCTGGAAAAGCGCTTTTTCTGGCTACGCGGCCGCGCCTACTTGGTGACCGAACTCATCACCGGGCCGGACATCATCGAGCGCTTCGCGCCCTTTGTCGACAAGGGTGACGCGCCGGAAAACGAACTGCTGGCCCTGGATCATTTGTTTGCCGAACTGATCCGCGAACGCATCAGTCATGGTGATCTCAAGGGGCACAACCTGTTCTGGGACAAGGATCGCTGGTCGCTGATCGACCTCGACGCCATGCGCCAGCACAGCTCCGATGCCAGCTTCGCCCCGGCGTTTGCCAAGGATCGGGCGCGGTTCATGCGCAACTGGCCTGAAAGCAGCGCGTTGTACCAACTGATCGATCAGCGCCTGCCCCGACAGATCGCCTGA
- a CDS encoding ABC transporter permease has translation MLEALLRRGSVGVFLAILLGFAVAAPNFLSLGNLANVFSQSAILGVLAFGLTCVIIGGGSNVVAGGLDLSLAANLGLCAAVFSRLNNAGLELWVSLLLTLACGLGVGLLNGLAVVVLRLPPLLATLASMNVLAGLELVLTENTVVSTDSPLLDLLSGGTWLGVPALAWVLLVMAGLLTLLIQHSPYGLRLHAVGEYPQAAEAAGIRVPRYVLSSYLLSGLSAAVAALCSAAFFSGSTTGSGDMLLSVVAIAFLGVVFSRRLVASIPGTLLAALLIGFLINGFQLLNVSSFWVNGVQGVLILLIVAASSALNRGATA, from the coding sequence ATGCTTGAAGCACTGCTGCGGCGTGGGTCGGTGGGCGTATTTCTGGCGATCCTGTTGGGGTTCGCCGTGGCGGCGCCGAACTTCTTGTCGCTGGGCAACCTGGCCAATGTGTTCAGCCAGTCGGCGATCCTGGGGGTGCTGGCTTTTGGGTTGACCTGCGTGATTATCGGCGGTGGTTCGAATGTCGTCGCCGGTGGGCTCGATCTGTCGTTGGCGGCCAACCTGGGGTTGTGTGCGGCGGTGTTCAGCCGCCTCAACAATGCCGGCCTGGAGCTGTGGGTATCGCTGTTGCTGACCCTGGCATGCGGCCTGGGGGTCGGCCTGCTCAATGGGCTGGCCGTGGTGGTGCTGCGTTTGCCGCCGTTGTTGGCGACCCTGGCGAGCATGAACGTGCTGGCCGGGTTGGAACTGGTGCTGACCGAAAACACAGTGGTCTCCACTGACTCGCCGTTGCTGGATCTGCTCAGCGGCGGGACCTGGTTGGGCGTGCCGGCCCTGGCATGGGTGCTGCTGGTGATGGCGGGGCTGCTGACCTTGCTGATCCAGCATTCGCCATACGGGTTGCGCTTGCATGCGGTCGGAGAGTACCCCCAGGCTGCCGAGGCGGCGGGCATTCGTGTGCCCCGCTATGTGTTGTCGAGCTATCTACTGTCGGGGCTGTCTGCCGCCGTGGCCGCGCTGTGTTCGGCGGCTTTTTTCAGCGGCAGCACCACGGGTTCAGGCGATATGCTGTTGTCGGTGGTGGCGATTGCCTTTCTCGGTGTGGTGTTTTCCCGGCGCCTGGTGGCGAGCATTCCGGGCACCTTGCTGGCGGCGCTGTTGATCGGGTTTTTGATCAATGGCTTTCAATTGCTTAACGTTTCGAGCTTTTGGGTCAACGGCGTGCAGGGCGTTTTGATCCTGCTGATCGTCGCGGCGTCCAGCGCATTGAATCGGGGGGCGACGGCATGA
- a CDS encoding TonB-dependent receptor family protein, whose product MNTLTRCTLLLPGLLLSNAAMADDAPLVLDPSVVTGSRSASPTFDLPYSVDGISREQISEGQLGINASEVLSRVPGLVVQNRQNYAQDLQISSRGFGARSAFGVRGIKLIADGIPASTPDGQGQAATFNLDTAERIEVLRGPAATLYGSNAGGVIQMFSRDGEGPPRIGAETLVGSDGLNKHHLTAEGAANGTGFVLDASRIDTNGYRDHSSARRDQTFAKLNVQPDDDSKLALIYSSLEQNGTQDPLGQTWAAYKADPRSVSANALAYNTRKSIDHQQVGMNYERYIGDATLQVNAYTGRRSVIQYLSIPKGTPANERGGGVVQFDRKFYGASVRWMHPVDSAPGELTIITGLDFDQSEDSRHGYQNYSGNSLGVKGQLRRDEIDTARSFDPYIQANWGLDRWTLQAGIRHSTMELEVDDQFISNGDSSGNKTYQKNTPSMSVMYAFTPQLHGYFSAGKGFETPTQAELAYAPGSVEGFNFGLKPSQSTQYELGLKAQLDNTRINAAVFQITTEDELVVYQALAGRTSYQNAGRTLRRGFELGIESQLSEHWTSNLAYTRLQATYDSDFVSGGATTVDKGNYLPGVPQTTVFAELNWKPRDWVSTAIEGIYRSKVYVEDTNNQHAAPAYSVFNWRARFEQNVEHWTFHQTLRLDNLLDRQYVGSVIVGDGNSRYYEAAPGRSWYAGAGAQYAF is encoded by the coding sequence ATGAATACCCTCACGCGCTGCACCCTGTTGCTTCCCGGCCTGCTGCTGAGTAATGCCGCTATGGCTGATGACGCACCGCTGGTCCTCGACCCCAGCGTGGTCACCGGCTCGCGCAGCGCCAGCCCGACCTTCGACCTGCCCTACTCGGTCGACGGCATCAGCCGCGAGCAGATCAGTGAGGGTCAATTGGGCATCAACGCTTCCGAAGTCCTGTCCCGTGTACCCGGGCTGGTGGTGCAGAACCGCCAGAACTATGCTCAGGACCTGCAGATTTCTTCCCGTGGCTTCGGTGCCCGCTCGGCCTTCGGCGTGCGCGGCATCAAATTGATCGCCGACGGCATCCCCGCCAGCACGCCCGACGGCCAGGGCCAGGCGGCCACCTTCAACCTCGACACCGCCGAGCGCATCGAAGTGTTGCGCGGCCCGGCCGCCACGCTGTATGGCAGCAATGCCGGCGGGGTGATCCAGATGTTCTCCCGCGACGGCGAAGGCCCGCCGCGCATCGGCGCCGAAACCCTGGTGGGCAGCGACGGTTTGAACAAGCACCACCTGACCGCCGAGGGCGCAGCGAATGGCACAGGCTTCGTACTCGACGCCTCACGCATAGACACCAACGGCTACCGCGACCACAGCAGCGCGCGCCGCGACCAGACCTTCGCCAAGCTCAACGTCCAGCCGGATGACGACAGCAAGCTGGCGCTGATCTACAGTAGCCTGGAGCAAAACGGCACGCAGGACCCGCTGGGACAGACCTGGGCGGCGTACAAGGCCGACCCACGCTCGGTGAGTGCAAATGCGCTGGCCTACAACACGCGCAAAAGCATCGATCATCAGCAAGTGGGCATGAACTACGAGCGCTACATCGGCGATGCGACGTTGCAGGTGAATGCGTACACGGGGCGGCGAAGTGTGATCCAGTATCTGTCGATACCCAAAGGCACACCCGCAAACGAACGTGGCGGCGGCGTGGTGCAATTCGACCGCAAGTTCTACGGCGCCAGCGTGCGCTGGATGCATCCCGTAGACAGCGCACCGGGCGAGCTGACGATCATCACCGGCCTGGACTTCGACCAGAGCGAAGACAGTCGCCACGGCTACCAGAACTACAGCGGCAACAGCCTTGGCGTAAAAGGCCAACTACGCCGTGATGAAATTGACACCGCGCGCAGCTTCGACCCTTACATCCAGGCCAACTGGGGCTTGGACCGCTGGACGCTGCAAGCCGGCATTCGCCACAGCACCATGGAGTTGGAGGTGGACGATCAATTCATCAGCAACGGCGACTCAAGCGGCAACAAAACCTATCAGAAAAACACCCCTTCAATGAGCGTGATGTATGCCTTCACGCCGCAGCTACATGGTTATTTCAGCGCCGGCAAAGGCTTCGAAACACCGACCCAGGCCGAACTGGCCTATGCGCCGGGCAGTGTCGAAGGGTTCAACTTTGGCCTGAAGCCCTCGCAGAGCACTCAGTACGAGTTGGGACTGAAGGCACAGCTCGACAACACGCGAATCAACGCCGCCGTTTTCCAGATCACCACTGAGGACGAATTGGTGGTCTATCAAGCCCTGGCCGGCCGCACCAGCTACCAAAACGCCGGCCGCACCCTGCGCCGCGGCTTCGAACTGGGCATTGAGAGCCAGCTCAGCGAACACTGGACCTCCAACCTCGCCTACACCCGCCTGCAAGCCACCTACGACAGTGACTTTGTCAGCGGCGGTGCAACCACCGTCGACAAGGGCAACTACTTGCCCGGCGTGCCGCAAACCACCGTGTTCGCCGAACTGAACTGGAAACCCCGCGACTGGGTCAGCACCGCCATCGAAGGCATTTACCGCAGCAAGGTCTACGTCGAGGACACCAACAACCAGCACGCCGCACCGGCCTACAGCGTGTTCAACTGGCGTGCGCGCTTCGAGCAGAACGTCGAGCACTGGACCTTTCACCAGACCTTGCGCCTGGACAACCTGCTGGATCGCCAGTACGTCGGCTCGGTCATCGTCGGCGACGGCAACAGCCGCTATTACGAAGCAGCGCCAGGGCGCTCCTGGTATGCGGGCGCAGGCGCGCAGTACGCATTCTGA
- a CDS encoding sugar ABC transporter substrate-binding protein, with protein sequence MPSSLFTLSRLICLGALLLGGTAHAADGDDAVPSLAGKRIAVSMTGTSHYFDIKAFQAQVDEIKRLGGTPITLDAGRNDKNLVTQLQTVVTQKPDAVIQTLGTLSVIDPWLKRISKAGIPLFTIDAPSQYSLNNTTSDNVATGKALADQLIKDAGGKGKILVFNGFYGVPVCAIRYDQLKLALKDYPQLEIIQPELRDVIPNTVQDAYSQVSALLNKYPAGSVSAIWSAWDIPQLGASKALIDAKRTEIKTYGVDGTPEVLALVGQANSPVGAVVAQQPALIGKTAVQNVARYLAGQRDLPRETHVATLLTTAGNLAQVQQLRGD encoded by the coding sequence ATGCCTTCCAGCCTTTTCACGCTTTCCCGTTTGATCTGCCTCGGCGCTCTGTTGCTGGGCGGCACAGCCCACGCCGCCGACGGCGATGATGCCGTGCCGTCCCTGGCCGGCAAACGTATCGCTGTGAGCATGACCGGTACCAGTCATTATTTCGACATCAAGGCGTTTCAGGCCCAGGTCGATGAGATCAAGCGCCTGGGCGGTACACCCATCACGCTTGATGCCGGACGCAATGACAAGAACCTGGTCACCCAGCTGCAAACCGTGGTCACCCAGAAGCCCGATGCGGTGATCCAGACCCTTGGCACCCTCAGCGTGATCGACCCCTGGCTCAAGCGCATCAGCAAAGCCGGCATTCCGTTGTTCACCATCGATGCCCCGTCGCAATACAGCCTCAACAACACCACCTCGGATAACGTCGCCACCGGCAAGGCATTGGCCGATCAGTTGATCAAGGATGCCGGCGGCAAGGGCAAGATCCTGGTGTTCAACGGTTTCTATGGCGTGCCGGTGTGCGCGATCCGTTATGACCAGTTGAAGCTGGCGCTCAAGGATTACCCACAGCTGGAAATCATCCAGCCCGAGCTGCGCGACGTGATCCCCAATACCGTGCAGGACGCTTACTCCCAGGTCTCGGCACTGCTCAACAAATACCCGGCGGGCAGCGTCTCTGCGATCTGGTCGGCGTGGGACATTCCGCAATTGGGCGCGAGCAAGGCATTGATCGATGCCAAACGCACCGAAATCAAGACCTATGGCGTTGACGGCACCCCTGAAGTGCTGGCCCTGGTCGGCCAGGCGAACTCACCGGTCGGTGCAGTCGTGGCGCAACAGCCGGCACTGATCGGCAAGACCGCCGTGCAGAACGTTGCGCGCTATTTGGCTGGGCAACGTGACTTGCCCAGGGAAACCCATGTGGCCACATTGCTGACCACCGCCGGCAACCTGGCGCAGGTCCAGCAACTGCGGGGTGACTGA
- a CDS encoding YceK/YidQ family lipoprotein, with the protein MTIRTLAVLGIVSLAASGCGTLNTVFREDIAATRELRKQKTYCEAIPRIYSGLAFDFCLLHATPDPTGVLIPLALADIAASGVLDTMVLPYTVYRQIEDGNIRIYR; encoded by the coding sequence ATGACAATAAGAACACTTGCAGTACTGGGCATTGTTTCGTTGGCTGCCAGCGGCTGCGGCACGCTCAATACGGTGTTTCGCGAAGACATCGCCGCCACCCGTGAACTGCGCAAGCAAAAAACCTACTGCGAAGCCATTCCGCGTATCTACAGCGGCCTAGCGTTCGATTTTTGCCTGCTGCACGCCACACCCGACCCCACGGGTGTGCTCATCCCCCTTGCGCTGGCTGATATCGCCGCATCGGGCGTGTTGGACACGATGGTGCTGCCCTACACGGTCTATCGGCAAATCGAAGACGGCAACATCAGAATCTACCGCTGA
- a CDS encoding ABC transporter permease, protein MSARALLPLTLPLVFTLIVVVFALQAPGFLSVGNLQSLLLNNFVLLAIVAIGMTYAVAAGGIDLSVGTSLDFASFGFVVLLNAGHGWAFAATGALIAALLVGVVNAGLIAGLRISPFLATLGTLFIGTSAQQLLSDGGQPIYIVQGLKPELTGLTPLLIVLGLGLFYGLALARGRLGRELLAQGTQPLLAYYSGLSVRRIVTVVALATALACGVAGVLLGSTVSAYVPLSGNAFLLNAIGAVFIGTTLSRQGRANIPGTLLGVLFINVIANGLLLIGWNFYWQQVATGVLIFAVLTFSFASRRLLERY, encoded by the coding sequence ATGAGCGCGCGCGCATTATTGCCGCTGACATTGCCACTGGTGTTCACGCTGATCGTCGTGGTGTTTGCGCTGCAGGCGCCGGGCTTTCTCAGTGTCGGCAACCTGCAAAGCCTGTTGCTGAATAACTTTGTGCTGCTGGCGATTGTCGCCATCGGCATGACGTACGCCGTGGCGGCCGGCGGTATCGACCTGTCGGTGGGCACGTCGCTGGATTTCGCCAGTTTCGGCTTTGTGGTGCTGCTCAATGCGGGTCATGGTTGGGCGTTCGCTGCGACAGGCGCGCTGATCGCGGCGCTACTGGTGGGCGTGGTGAATGCAGGCCTTATCGCCGGGCTGCGCATCAGCCCGTTCCTTGCCACCCTGGGCACGTTGTTTATCGGCACCAGCGCCCAGCAATTGCTTTCGGATGGCGGCCAGCCAATCTATATCGTCCAAGGCTTGAAGCCTGAACTCACGGGCCTCACGCCGTTGCTGATTGTCTTGGGGCTGGGGCTGTTCTACGGGCTGGCGCTCGCGCGCGGACGCTTGGGCCGAGAACTGCTGGCTCAGGGCACCCAGCCGCTGCTGGCGTATTACTCAGGGTTGTCGGTGCGACGCATTGTCACCGTGGTTGCCCTGGCGACCGCGCTGGCCTGCGGTGTGGCGGGCGTGCTGCTCGGCTCGACAGTCAGCGCGTACGTGCCGCTGTCCGGCAATGCGTTCTTGCTCAACGCAATTGGCGCGGTCTTCATCGGTACTACGCTGAGTCGACAGGGCCGGGCGAATATTCCCGGGACCCTGCTGGGCGTGCTGTTCATCAACGTCATCGCCAATGGGCTGCTGCTGATTGGCTGGAATTTCTACTGGCAGCAGGTGGCGACCGGCGTGCTGATCTTTGCCGTGTTGACCTTCAGCTTTGCCAGTCGGCGCCTGCTGGAGCGCTATTAG
- a CDS encoding carbamoyltransferase family protein: protein MALTILGLSGALSHDPSAALYIDGKLIAAAEEERFVRDKHAKNRMPYESAKFCLEQAGIKPSDVDVVAIPFAPISLFGEARWHYAKRYWYAPDRALDAILMGNRRYKRYRNKIVWCLEQLGFDPKKIKIEPVEHHLAHASSAYHCSGFQEKTAILGIDGKGEYATTFFGYGENGKIHKIKEFYDPDSLGGLYGAITEFLGFEMLDGEFKVMGMAPYGDASKYDFSRLASFENGELVINTDYANVIGLRRYKEKGKGFYFSPKLIEWLGPKREGDIADEPYIHYAASMQALFEKLALQMIDHYLGDILKDTGKLAFAGGCALNVKLNQKIIARDDVKELFVQPASGDAGTAVGAAAYVSHARGVPVEKMEHVYLGPSYSNEDVIAACAKHESKPNWRKIENMPQRIAKIMVDGNPVAWFQGRMEFGPRALGGRSIIGCPSATGVADRINHQIKFRERWRPFCPSMLDTVAPQMIKVDHPAPFMTFTFEVSEEWKTRVPEVVHEDGTSRAQVLKREYNPRYYDMMKELEVLTGNGVALNTSLNRRGEAMICSPTDALNMFFGSDLQYLIMEDILVVKDGVDPYDALG from the coding sequence GTGGCATTGACGATTCTTGGCCTGTCCGGCGCCCTTAGCCATGATCCTTCCGCAGCCTTGTATATCGACGGCAAGCTGATCGCGGCCGCCGAAGAAGAGCGCTTCGTACGCGACAAACATGCAAAGAACCGCATGCCCTACGAATCGGCGAAATTCTGCCTGGAGCAGGCCGGCATCAAGCCTTCCGACGTTGACGTGGTCGCTATCCCTTTCGCGCCGATCAGCCTGTTCGGCGAGGCGCGCTGGCACTACGCCAAGCGTTACTGGTACGCCCCGGACCGCGCCCTCGACGCGATCCTGATGGGCAACCGTCGCTACAAGCGTTATCGCAACAAGATCGTCTGGTGCCTGGAGCAACTGGGTTTCGATCCGAAGAAAATCAAGATCGAACCGGTTGAACACCACCTGGCCCATGCCTCCAGTGCCTACCACTGCTCCGGCTTCCAGGAGAAAACCGCGATCCTCGGTATCGACGGTAAAGGTGAGTACGCCACCACGTTCTTCGGCTACGGCGAAAACGGCAAGATCCACAAAATCAAGGAATTCTACGATCCGGACTCCCTCGGCGGCCTGTATGGCGCGATCACCGAGTTCCTCGGTTTCGAGATGCTCGACGGCGAGTTCAAGGTCATGGGCATGGCGCCGTATGGCGATGCCAGCAAGTACGATTTCTCACGCCTGGCCTCTTTCGAGAACGGCGAGTTGGTGATCAACACCGACTACGCCAACGTGATCGGCCTGCGCCGTTATAAGGAGAAGGGCAAGGGTTTCTACTTCTCGCCCAAACTGATCGAGTGGCTGGGGCCCAAGCGCGAAGGCGACATCGCCGACGAGCCGTACATCCACTACGCCGCCAGCATGCAGGCGCTGTTCGAAAAGTTGGCCCTGCAGATGATCGACCACTACCTGGGCGACATCCTCAAGGACACCGGCAAGCTGGCCTTCGCCGGCGGCTGCGCGCTGAACGTGAAGCTGAACCAGAAGATCATTGCCCGTGACGACGTCAAGGAGCTGTTCGTGCAGCCGGCGTCCGGCGATGCCGGTACCGCGGTCGGTGCGGCGGCCTACGTGTCCCACGCCCGTGGAGTGCCGGTCGAGAAGATGGAGCACGTCTACCTCGGCCCGTCCTACAGCAACGAAGACGTGATCGCCGCCTGCGCCAAGCATGAGAGCAAGCCGAACTGGCGCAAGATCGAAAACATGCCCCAGCGCATCGCCAAAATCATGGTCGACGGCAACCCGGTGGCCTGGTTCCAGGGCCGCATGGAGTTTGGCCCGCGTGCCCTGGGCGGTCGTTCGATCATCGGTTGCCCAAGTGCGACCGGCGTGGCGGACCGCATCAACCACCAGATCAAGTTCCGCGAGCGCTGGAGGCCTTTCTGCCCGTCGATGCTCGATACCGTCGCCCCGCAGATGATCAAGGTCGATCACCCGGCGCCGTTCATGACCTTCACCTTCGAAGTGTCCGAAGAGTGGAAGACCCGCGTGCCGGAAGTGGTGCATGAAGACGGTACCTCCCGCGCCCAGGTGCTCAAGCGCGAATACAACCCGCGCTACTACGACATGATGAAAGAACTCGAAGTGCTCACCGGCAACGGCGTGGCCCTGAACACCTCGCTCAACCGCCGTGGCGAAGCGATGATCTGCTCGCCGACCGACGCGTTGAACATGTTCTTCGGCTCCGACCTGCAGTACCTGATCATGGAAGACATCCTGGTCGTCAAAGACGGCGTGGACCCTTATGACGCGCTCGGCTGA
- a CDS encoding sugar ABC transporter ATP-binding protein, with protein MTALHLQNLHKRFGATLALNDASLKVERGTIHGLVGENGAGKSTLIKVLAGIHKADAGQVSIGGQTYGALSPRQVDALGVQFIHQERLLPASFTVGEALFFGHELRRGPFVDRRRQQREAQRLLGEYFDLQLPAGALVGELNSAERQVLQITRALIRQPRILVFDEPSVALVKREVDQLLRIVKRLRDQGLSILYISHYLQEIDSLCDEVTVLRNGRDVAVVQPRHTSSADIARLMVNREVQDMYPKAKVELGGPLLQVRRLSLARRYRQIDLHVRRGEIVGLTGLVGSGAKELLKTLFGVEQADSGSIHLNGRLLRLHSPGQAVAAGVALVPEERRSQGISPLLSVLENLTLASLGRFTRWGLLSRARERAESVRLIDELAIKTPGPQAAVSQLSGGNQQKVALGKWLSRRSAVYLLDEPCVGVDVGAKVEIYRVIGRLVEQGAAVLVLSSDLPELLGISDRILVLHRGEIAGEFRAGEADSDQLLACATGAVPAAATSVREVEHA; from the coding sequence ATGACGGCGTTGCACTTGCAGAACCTGCACAAGCGCTTTGGCGCCACGTTGGCGCTGAATGATGCGAGCCTCAAGGTCGAGCGTGGCACCATCCATGGGTTGGTGGGCGAGAACGGCGCCGGTAAGTCGACCTTGATCAAGGTGCTGGCCGGCATCCACAAGGCGGACGCCGGGCAAGTGAGTATCGGCGGTCAAACGTATGGCGCCTTGTCACCGCGCCAGGTCGACGCATTGGGGGTGCAGTTCATCCACCAGGAGCGCCTGTTGCCGGCGAGTTTTACCGTGGGTGAGGCGCTGTTTTTTGGTCATGAATTACGCCGAGGTCCGTTTGTGGACCGGCGTCGGCAGCAGCGCGAGGCGCAGCGTTTGCTGGGGGAGTACTTTGACCTGCAGCTGCCGGCCGGCGCGCTGGTCGGCGAATTGAACAGCGCCGAGCGCCAGGTGCTGCAGATCACGCGGGCCTTGATCCGCCAGCCCAGGATTCTGGTATTCGACGAACCCAGCGTGGCGTTGGTCAAGCGTGAAGTCGACCAGTTGCTGCGCATCGTCAAGCGCCTGCGCGACCAAGGTTTGTCGATTCTGTACATCTCCCATTACCTGCAGGAAATCGACAGCCTGTGCGATGAGGTCACCGTGTTGCGCAATGGTCGGGACGTGGCGGTGGTGCAGCCACGCCATACCTCCAGTGCTGACATTGCGCGGCTGATGGTCAATCGCGAAGTGCAAGACATGTACCCCAAGGCCAAGGTCGAGCTGGGCGGGCCTTTGCTGCAAGTGCGCCGGTTGAGCCTGGCGCGGCGCTATCGGCAGATCGACCTGCACGTGCGGCGCGGTGAAATTGTCGGTCTCACCGGATTGGTGGGTTCGGGCGCCAAGGAGTTGCTCAAGACCCTGTTCGGCGTCGAGCAGGCCGACAGCGGCAGCATTCATCTGAACGGGCGTTTGCTGCGCCTGCATTCGCCGGGCCAGGCGGTTGCCGCAGGGGTTGCCCTGGTGCCGGAAGAGCGGCGCAGCCAGGGGATTTCGCCGCTGTTGTCGGTGTTGGAAAACCTCACGCTGGCGAGCCTTGGCAGGTTCACTCGCTGGGGCCTGTTGAGTCGCGCCAGGGAGCGGGCGGAAAGCGTGCGGCTGATCGATGAGCTGGCGATCAAGACGCCTGGTCCGCAGGCGGCGGTCAGCCAACTCAGCGGCGGCAACCAGCAGAAAGTCGCCTTGGGCAAGTGGCTCAGTCGCCGTTCGGCTGTGTACCTGCTCGATGAACCCTGCGTGGGTGTGGATGTGGGGGCCAAGGTCGAGATCTATCGCGTGATCGGGCGCCTGGTGGAGCAGGGCGCTGCGGTGTTGGTGCTGTCTTCGGATCTGCCTGAGCTGCTGGGCATCAGCGATCGAATCCTGGTGCTGCATCGCGGTGAAATCGCCGGTGAGTTTCGGGCTGGCGAGGCTGACAGCGATCAGTTGCTGGCGTGTGCCACCGGGGCAGTACCGGCGGCCGCTACGTCGGTGCGGGAGGTTGAACATGCTTGA